Sequence from the Rutidosis leptorrhynchoides isolate AG116_Rl617_1_P2 chromosome 3, CSIRO_AGI_Rlap_v1, whole genome shotgun sequence genome:
aatatcatgtgttttgtagactgaaaggggtgaatctttatcccaagcccgtaatgctcctgctgagaatgcggaacaataggaggtggataactactacaagcaggatatacctcatccagtcatgaccttttccgatatgcacttggaagagttgcacccgaacctgagatttgacagactttggatagattatccaaaataccaaaggggtttgcatactcttcattctaaggttgttgaggtaccgagggtcatagaatggggacccttagaagctgtagaattagccgggccaattagggaattacttgtacagaggtatggtaattcttcttttaatgactgggtacgtttattcaccatgcgtagacctgtatataaagtatggtgtgaagaattgttatgtagtatagagttgaataatcgggtagctagtttaaccgatcgttcttttattagatttttgttaggcggttcgatgcgccacatgtctttactggacatggctcaggctttagaggagttagcatctgccgattgtagagggttgatactaaacggtagaaagatagatgaaaattttgatacacacggtgtgtggagtcaaatgacaagccatcaccgtttcaaagggggaaattactcttatttggatatagatagagccgaattaagagtgattcataggtttttagctaattcgattacacaaaggggtaaaaacaaggaaaaagtaaatgaacaggatttgttttaccatatgtgtattcgagacccacaaagcgctgtaagtataccatattgtgtgggttattatttatcagctatggttcgggggatgagaccgcatagcataataggaggtggtatttttattactttgattggtgaatatctcggtgtggatataagtcgggggggattattagtagaagaaccggaaccccgcgatactataggtttaaatgtataccatggtgcgaaagttttgaaaaggcgaaataacgccgcagtacaataccatggtagacatccacaggtggagagaaaccaacagcaaggtaatgtaggaggggggaatgagatgcaagaaatgcaaaggtttatagcttctcaggaatatgaaaatgctagacagagagcatttgaagattggcaagttcatcagaaccaaatcatagctcatttcaaacatataggtagaaactatattcctacaccgaaacccatcttccctccctggtctatagagatgcagccaccgtatcctacgtatgaccctgccgaagcattctatagcacctatggttatgcctggaacccctattggtaccagtatcatccctagtatacttagttttatttattttgtaatttgtaattattgatacgtttaatacttttgttaatattgtaatcatttttataattatctaacttttattcttagattttaataatttttgaatgtggggtaatataccaaacttcaaaaatatgtatatatgtttgcagtttatcttatgtacacaacagggtaaaacaacgcattttcaaagactggcattaagttcagcaaaagcaactaattttgacgacaagatgcaaaatatatgtgaaataacaacaagacggaatgaacaaatgatgtgcaccatttatcattcagcaaacaaacgccaatatatttggaaactttggtaaaatttaatcattttcacacaaatcaccctcaataatttaaattgttactgatttcttgcaaatgagggcattgcaagatcttaagtgtgggaaaaggggttaaattctttcggattttaaaaatttttactttatacacttggttaccattaaaaatactagtaaagcagtagttgtattagaatctagtgctctctgataataaagaacagccctggtcttatatactgactacccaattctagtaaaatttttcaaaattttcaattaaatgaactaaaaatcatgtttatacatatttatgaacaataaaactaggttttaacaccgaaattattgttacctcaaaaaggacataaattgagaaacaaaccaaaatgttaaaattcatttaaaatggaatagaggacgataaaaaggaaaataaaagccaagtgtgggaaaatttaccaagttatcttaaacatatgtcacatatatctgtaacaaataactgaaaatacttttgctttagactaaactaaactgttttacccgatgaaagaaaagaagagatggatctacacgatgaatcaattccatcattaaaaggaagtaacgtcttccgaaaaagacacgcgcttcttgatttaggtcatgaagttgtcgtccagaccagctgtaggttgacgaaaaatctagaaaagtcatcactaaaatcagcaggaaatccacgaacctcagcattaaacagggtcgccaagtggtcagatttatcctaaccatgagaaggatttatctcgtacaatgggggggcaccatgcaaattagctggataagactaatgaatcagatccccagaaaggataatctccttaaagattaaaaatcagcttttaagactgatattactcaatcctagatattgaccttaaagattgagaattacaaactcatggaattcaatgatatctaaactcgagcttgaacgagaaaatattttgatcaaaattacaaaccgatttattttctgaaaaccctattttcaatgcgttcattaccattgaacgtaaaatcctaggaattcacctggaattcattaggtcacctgaaccaaatcaggtgtcaaccgtaagaacggtggttgcatagcatggtcaaagacaggaccttgtgccataccgaaaaattataagggtgagctttactattgctcctaccaaggatagtaattgcgtccgacacgttatagaccataattaaaagcatgtcaggggacattgccttaacagttgcttgttcaacgctttcttttacaaccggagggtagtttaccgaaaggtaatatacgggacaagtaaactggacgtgttgctttccaaatacaaggttagcaagtgggtgacacaaaaccataagttttgagctaaaattttcaaatctgaaacccaccaaacccacaaaaatattttgcaaacaccggtaaagggttatcccagaaaacttatctagggtaaaaactagatttaattttcaaaagatcaaatgttttcataaagatccaatttccttaatggatctaaatttttatagtcatgtgggactataaaccatatcgttactaccattgttcataccaccgtatagaaatcactgatgttcaaagtgtgaagaataaagaagtgattctagtatttcaagacgatattgcttgaggacaagcaacgctcaagtgtgggaatatttgataatgctaaaaacgaacatatatttcatagcattattcctcaagaaagacaagcttttagttgcaattgttctatttacaaatgatattcgtttaaataataaaaggtgaagacaaaagacagattcgatgaattgaagacgcaaacgaccaaaaagctcaaaagtacaaaagacaatcaaagaggttccaattattgataagaaacgtctcaaaattacaagagtacaagattcaaaacgcaaagtacaagatattaaattgtacgcaaggacgttcgaaaatccggaaccgggaccagagtcaactctcaacgctcgacgcaacggactaaaaattacaagtcaactatgcacataaatataatataatatttaaataattcttataattatttaatatattatatttatatttaaaccgtcggtaaacaaagagccaaactcctctgagctataaaagtaaactccgcgactcgcggagtttgaaggccaaaaaggccgcgagtcgcagagccctaaattcagaaaccccctataaagctcgcgcattctgatcgtaaaatatcatctttttcttcttcttctcatacgtaaaatatatatatatatatttataatttatattttaattttaattataattctaataataagggtatgttagcaaatgttgtaagggtgtaagtcgaaattctgtccgtgtaacgctacgctatttttaatcattgtaagttatgttcaacctttttacattaatgtctcgtagctaagttattattatgcttatttaaaatgaagtaatcatgatgttgggctaattactaaaattgggtaattgggctttgtaccataattggggtttggacaaaagaacgacacttgtggaaattagactatgggctattaatgggctttatatttgtttaactaaatgatagtttgttaatgttaatataaagatttacaattgggcgtccctataaattaccatatacactcaatcggacacgatgggcggggtatttatatgtacgaataatcgttcatttaaccggacacgggaatggattaatagccactagaataattaaaacaggggtgaaattatgtacaaggacatttggtataattgataacaaaatattaaaaccttgggttacattcagtcgacatcctggtgtaattattaaacaaagtattaaaatcttgttacagtttaaatccccaattagttggaatatttaacttcgggtataaggataatttgacgaggacactcgcactttatatttatgactgatggactgttatggacaaaaaccagacggacatattaaataatccaggacaaaggacaattaacccatgggcataaaactaaaatcaacacgtcaaacatcatgattacggaagtttaaataagcataattcttttatttcatatttaatttcctttattttatatttaattgcacttctaattatcgcacttttatttattgttatttaattgcacttttaattatcatttttttttaattatcgcaagtttattttatcgcacttttattattcgcaatttcattatcgttatttactttaagcttaaaattaagtcttgtatttatttattattttacatttggttttaactgcgactaaagttttaaaatcgacaaaccggtcattaaacggtaaaaacccccctttataataataatattacttatatatatatatatatatatatatatatatatatatatatatatatatatatatatatatatatatatatatatattgtatttttataaaagtaaactaatatagcgttaagctttgtttaaagattttccctgtggaacgaaccggacttactaaaaactacactactgtacgattaggtacactgcctataagtgttgtagcaaggtttaagtatatccattctataaataaataaatatcttgtgtaaaattgtatcgtatttaatagtattttctgctaaaattaataactattttataccactccgctaccgcatcaattAATCATGTGGTGTGTAGGTTGATTGATAGCCTGATATCATGTAAATTATTGGCCCTTGGTTTTGCCTGTGGCCATTTCAACAAATTGATTCCAAATTCGGAAATCAAATCTTGCAACTTTTTCTATTTCGTACTACTTGTATGTACGAATCCCATGTGTTTTAATTGTCTAAAATATATGCTTATCATCATTGATAGGCACATCTTTTCTCTGGACTTTGTGGTTTTTATATTTAGTTAATGGAATGACTTTGCCAACAAGAACAGATGCTTCAAAAAAAGATAAAATTCAGATGATTCTATTTAAGGACTATTTGTCATTACTCATTAGGTTCTTATCACACAATAATATGGACTTAACTAGGAATCCATGGGTATCTCATACATAAGAGATATCAAGATTGATGATTATGGAATATTATCGCATTAACTTAACGTCGTGCTACAGTATCATTCCATTTAAGATCAGCATCAATTGATAGTCTTGGATATCAACATATACAACTTCTATATATAGCCTTTATGGCAGTTTCAAATTTGTGAAACAAAATCCTCTACCGTCCTGATCACATTCATATTACATTCCTCCTACTTCACACCTactattatcttattgactcaatGGCAATAGTGACAAGATTGGTTAAAGATAAGGCGGTGGTTATATTCAGCAAAAGTTCTTGCTGTTTATGCCACAGCATCAAGACACTCATATGCAGCTTTGGAGCCAACCCAACTGTATACGAGCTTGATGAATGTGCAGATGGCCAGAAAATCGAGAAGGAGCTCAAAGCATTAGGATGTAAGCCATGTGTCCCAGCCGTATTTATAGGAGAGGAACTGGTCGGTGGAGCCAACGAGATCATGAGTCTGCATCTCAAAGGAGAGCTGGTCCCAATGCTCATCAAAGAGAGAGCAATATGGCTCTAGTTTAAGAATATTATAAAAAATCCAtactataatttattatttattattaatgtaaggCATAAATAGAGCATTTTATTAAGCTCTGATATACTTGAGAACaatatgtaatgtaatgtaatgtatggGATTAAATAGAGCATTTCATAAAGCTCTATACTTTTAGATATCAGCTATATCACACATCACAAACAACTTCATGATCATTTCTCTATACATATGTTAAGTCCAAATTTAGGATGATGTGCATTGTATTAGCTAGGTGATATAAGGGGTGATGATACGGTGATATAAATATCATCACCTCACTTAGAATGAAAAAGACTTTCCCTCACATTTGTTACCAATCCCTCACACCTTCACTTTCACACACAACCAAATCCTCTCTACCTTGTAACCCTAACTTCTATGATTTGTAGCACTTAGTTGAATTAAGATTACGAATTCATAAACAGTTCATCTTCATCTAGTCTTAATCATCATCAACATATCTATACAATACATACATATACTCACTGAAATATCATGAATCAAAGTTTGGAACAAGAGTTAAACGTTTTCTAATCAAACAACATAAGAAAATAAATACTAGGGAAATACctcttttgtgttttttttttccatttttgcaCCGGTTTTTATTTTTACTTAATGAGTCCATGATATTGTAATATTGTATTGTATGCATTTGCAAGATTCCACATGTAATTTATTAAATTCCTACTTTTGAGATATGAGAAGTAACAAGAGTATTATGACGTGTTCATGTTTATTAATGTAAATATATAATGCACATACGTTGATAATCAGGTCTTACATAATTTATTCATTCAAAATTGCACTAAAAGCAGGGGATGAAGATTTATCACAAGTAAAAAAGATAATCCAGTTACTGTAGGGAGGGGGTCGGTTGTGTAATGGTCAAAACAGGCTCGGTTTAAATGGGTTGTTTTTTTTTTATGGTTCAATAAGCCAGGTCACGGTTGGATTGACCTGACCCATCAGCAATTTGTCTATTTTGTCTAATTTTCAATTTTCTGACAAATAGCTCATGTGTCAATACTCTGTCTTAATCATCAAATAAACTATTTATAAGGTCATATGGAGCAGAAATAGACTTCGGGTGACTTTTACCCATTTTACCCACTCTTCTTTTAGCTATGTGTTGTGATTTGAAGCTTTAGGGGGAAAAAATTTTTTAACTGACCCACCCCGTAACTATGATGATATTAAGACATGTTACTCAATAGTTTATGTTGTGTTtaaccttgtgttgtagctcacgtgttagtggtctgcctctcttagcgagaggtcgggagttcgactTTTGTGAGGTgcagcattgcacacaaggttaCCCGTTAACCTttgaattccacccaagggtgcCTTCCACACATCGCGTTGCGGGGCAGTAGGGGTTCTACCGTCCATGCCCTCGGATTGAGTCGGGTTTCTTCCTGAGTAGCAcgtgggggcgggttatgcaactgcaagAGTTGAACGTGTGGGTGGTATAGTCTCCCTTGATGATCCCGAACTGCTGTTAAAAAAATAGTTTATGTTGTGTTCACTAGTGATTTGTTAAGTTCCTATGGTTAGATGTTATACATAGTATACTGTCACAATTCGCACATATGAACTTTAAGTACAAATATTACTTTTTTGTATCCGTTTGCATTACACCTAAAAACATACAGTTCTCTACAATCACT
This genomic interval carries:
- the LOC139899385 gene encoding monothiol glutaredoxin-S2-like — encoded protein: MAIVTRLVKDKAVVIFSKSSCCLCHSIKTLICSFGANPTVYELDECADGQKIEKELKALGCKPCVPAVFIGEELVGGANEIMSLHLKGELVPMLIKERAIWL